The nucleotide sequence GCCGAGAGGGTCTTCTCGCCATCGGGCACGGCAATCTTGATCACCTTGAAGCCCTTGTCCTTGCCCGCCTTCTCGGCGAACGCCCATTCGGTCTGGAACCAGGGTTCCTCGGCCTGCTTGACCAGAAAACCGATCTTCACTTCTTCAGCCGCCAGCAAGCTACTGCTGAGACCGACCGCGGCAACTGCCAGGGCAACGCGGCACAGGGAACGGATCCCACGACGATGATTCATAGTTGACTCCTTGTTTTTTTTATTGAAAGCCAAACGTCCAGGGTCTGCTCCACCATCGGTGGCAAAGCGCAGGCTGGGCGGTCACAGCAAGTTGCTACAGCATAGATCCAAATAGTCATATCGTATGATGATTGGATTACAGGCAAAGTTTCCGACTGTAATCCCGGAATATTCAGTCGTGGTACATGACCGAACGTCCACCATCAATGGTGATGCATGAAGCGTTGATGAAAGGTGCTTCATCACTGGCCAGGAACACGGCCGTCATTGCCACTTCGATCGGTTGCCCGATGCGGCGTGGCGGGTGCAGATCCAGCGCACGCTGGCGTTCGGCATGAGGATCGGCGAAGCCGTTCCAATAGTCGACGTTCAGTTGGGTTTCGATATAGCCCGGCGCGATGGCGTTGACGCGTATGCCCCTGGGGGCGTACTCGATGCCCAGGGCACGGGTCAGGCCGAGCAAGCCATGCTTGGCCACCGGATAAGGGAAACAGCCGGGAATGATGTGGGACGAATGGGTCGACGCAATGTTGATGATGCTGCCCACGCCCTGCTCGATCATTTGCGGCAGCACCGCCTTGCAGCCGTACCAGGCACCGTCCAGGTCGATGGCGAAGCAGCGGCGCCAGTCTTGCTCGGTCATTTCCAGCGGGTCGCGGAACACGTTGACGCCGGCGCAGTTCACCAGCACATCGATACGGCCATGCAACTCAACGGCACGGCGGGCCAACGCATGCAGGTCCTGCTGGTTCGACACATCGGCTTGCAATGCTTGCACGTCCGCCCCGCGTTCACGCCAGTGAGCGGCGACCTGTTCGACTTTGCCCGCCTGGATGTCGCTGATCACCAGGCGTGCCTGTTGTGAAGCGAACGCGGCGACGATCGCCTCGCCAATGCCCTGGGCGGCACCGGTCAGCAGCACCACTTTATTCTTCAGTCGCTCGCCCTTCGGTGGTTCGGGCACCGGCGGCAAGGAAAGCACCTCAGCCATGGATCACCGCTCCCCTGTCCGAATGCACGCCAAAAACCGGGCATCCAGGGATGACCGGCCGAAGGCGCTGGGAAGACACTGGGTCACGCACGCCACTTGGGCGTGCGGGAATGAATCGTTGCATCACTTCACCTGTTTTGTTTTTTTAGTGTGAGTGCATGTTGCTGATGAAGCCGACTATAAACCCGGCCGGCAAACAATCTCAATATATATATTTACATCCCATATTCTGGGATTCAACCCGCAAACCGCGTACAGCCCACCCCGGGCACATCGACCCGCATGGACAGCACCGCACCGTCCAGCGGATGCCCCAGCGGACTGGCTGCGCTGGTGATGTACAGGGTCTTGAGGTCTTCACCGCCGAACACGCAACTGGTGGGGCGACTGACCGGCAGTTCGATCACCCGGTCGACCTGACCGTCAGGGTTGATTCGCAGCAGGCAACTGCCGTCCCAGCGGGCGTTCCAGATATACCCGCGGGCGTCCATCGCCGATCCGTCCGGCCCGCCGCGCGAATGGGGGCCGAACCAGACTTCGGCCGGCGCCAGGCTGCCATCGGCACGGATGAAATGCCGGTACAACGTACCGTCGAGGCTTTCACCGAAATACACCGTGGTGCCGTCAGGGCTCCACAACAGCGTGTTGGGAATCCCCCGCTCGCGTAGCAACGGCATGACCCGGCCATCGACGCCCACGCGAAACAAGCCTCCGGACCGGCGCTTCAGGGGCAGGTCCTCACCGTTATCACCGATGTTGTTCTGCATGGTGCCGAGCCAGAGCTGACCCTGGGCATCGCAACGGGCTTCATTGGCTCGATTGCCGGGTTGGGGGTCGGCCATGCACAGCAGCGTCAGGCGCGGCTCCAGACCGGGCGAATCCAGGTCCAACCGGTAGACACCGCTGCTCAATGTCACCAGCGCATCACCGCCCTGTGTCGGGATGAAGGCCGACACATGTTCGGGCATCTGCCAGATCTCGACATTGGCGCCGATCAACCGCAGCGCCTGTTTGCCCGCGATGTCGACCCAATACAGCGCCTGGGTCGGCGCGTCCCAGAATGGTCCCTCGCCCAGTTTCGCCCGGTGCTCCGTTACCGCCTTCCACATCATTGAAACCTCCTGTTTCCGGCTTGCCCGGCAGTGTCTGTACGACCGGCCATCACGTCAGGGTAGAAGCGCTTGATGGCCAGGTCAGCGTTATCGATCAGGGTCATGCAGGCCCAGACACCGCGCGTCGCGTCGCGGGTCGCGATGGCTTCGGCAATGTCCTTGTGAATGGGCAAGGTGCGGCGCAGCTCATCCGGATCAGCAGCCGACACCTCGAACGACACCGCCAGCAACGCGCCCAGGGCCGGGACCATTTGTTCTATGAATTGATTGTGGCTGGCGGCGAGGATGCACTCGTGGAAAAACTGGTCGGCCCGGTTGTAGTCGGCACCGCTGTCCACGGCCCGCTCCAGCGCATGGTAAGCCAGGCGGATCGCCTGCACCTGCTCAACCGTCGCCCGCTCGCAAGCCCAGCGCACCGCCATCGGCTCGATGGTGCGGCGCAGGTCCAGCAGGTCATCGACAAAGTTCTCCGGCAAGCCGCTGCGTGACAGCCACCCGACCACCTGTGGGTCGAACAGATTCCAGCGCCGCACCGGCAACACCCGAGTGCCGACTTTCGGCCCGACCTCGAGCATGCCCTTGGCCACCAGAGTCTTGATCGCCTCGCGAATCACCGTGCGACTGACCCCCAGTTGCTCGCCCAGGTCCGCCTCGACCTTGATGGTCTGCCCAGGCTTGACCTGACCGGCGGCAATCCAGGCGCCCAGCCAATCGACGGTCGATGCGTGAAAACTGCTGGACATGAAAACCCCGCGGGCCACTCTTATGGGTGGCTCACGCTAATCA is from Pseudomonas sp. B21-056 and encodes:
- a CDS encoding SDR family oxidoreductase; translated protein: MAEVLSLPPVPEPPKGERLKNKVVLLTGAAQGIGEAIVAAFASQQARLVISDIQAGKVEQVAAHWRERGADVQALQADVSNQQDLHALARRAVELHGRIDVLVNCAGVNVFRDPLEMTEQDWRRCFAIDLDGAWYGCKAVLPQMIEQGVGSIINIASTHSSHIIPGCFPYPVAKHGLLGLTRALGIEYAPRGIRVNAIAPGYIETQLNVDYWNGFADPHAERQRALDLHPPRRIGQPIEVAMTAVFLASDEAPFINASCITIDGGRSVMYHD
- a CDS encoding SMP-30/gluconolactonase/LRE family protein, which codes for MMWKAVTEHRAKLGEGPFWDAPTQALYWVDIAGKQALRLIGANVEIWQMPEHVSAFIPTQGGDALVTLSSGVYRLDLDSPGLEPRLTLLCMADPQPGNRANEARCDAQGQLWLGTMQNNIGDNGEDLPLKRRSGGLFRVGVDGRVMPLLRERGIPNTLLWSPDGTTVYFGESLDGTLYRHFIRADGSLAPAEVWFGPHSRGGPDGSAMDARGYIWNARWDGSCLLRINPDGQVDRVIELPVSRPTSCVFGGEDLKTLYITSAASPLGHPLDGAVLSMRVDVPGVGCTRFAG
- a CDS encoding FadR/GntR family transcriptional regulator; this encodes MSSSFHASTVDWLGAWIAAGQVKPGQTIKVEADLGEQLGVSRTVIREAIKTLVAKGMLEVGPKVGTRVLPVRRWNLFDPQVVGWLSRSGLPENFVDDLLDLRRTIEPMAVRWACERATVEQVQAIRLAYHALERAVDSGADYNRADQFFHECILAASHNQFIEQMVPALGALLAVSFEVSAADPDELRRTLPIHKDIAEAIATRDATRGVWACMTLIDNADLAIKRFYPDVMAGRTDTAGQAGNRRFQ